A genomic region of Mycobacterium sp. Aquia_213 contains the following coding sequences:
- the clgR gene encoding transcriptional regulator ClgR gives MSPLVREVIGEVLRLARTTQGRTLREVSDTARVSLGYLSEVERGRKEASSELLNAICDALEVPLSTVLTDAGERMANEERAAAAQTAEASASTIDATTKVVIPQVASLAVA, from the coding sequence ATGTCGCCATTGGTTCGCGAGGTCATCGGCGAGGTGCTGCGCCTGGCCCGAACGACACAGGGACGGACGCTGCGCGAGGTATCGGACACGGCGCGGGTGAGCCTCGGGTATCTCTCCGAGGTGGAGCGTGGCCGCAAGGAGGCCTCCAGCGAGCTGCTGAACGCGATCTGCGACGCGTTGGAGGTTCCGCTGTCGACGGTGCTCACCGACGCCGGTGAGCGGATGGCGAACGAGGAACGCGCGGCAGCCGCGCAGACGGCCGAGGCCAGCGCGTCCACCATCGACGCCACCACCAAGGTGGTCATCCCGCAGGTTGCGTCGCTCGCGGTGGCCTGA
- the pspA gene encoding phage shock protein PspA: MANPFVKAWKYVMALFNSKIDEHADPKIQIQQAIEEAQRTHQALTQQAAQVIGNQRQLEMRLNRQLADIEKLQVNVRQALTLADQATAAGDAAKATEYTNAAEAFAAQLVTGEQSVEDLKALHDQALGAAAQAKKAVERNAMVLQQKIAERTKLLSQLEQAKMQEQVSASLRSMSEIAAPGNTPSLDEVRDKIERRYANAIGSAELAQNSVQGRMLEVQQASVEMAGHSRLEQIRASMRGEALPTGGTPAAPGAIPATPAPAEGADGQVAEKPFGQ, translated from the coding sequence ATGGCCAATCCGTTCGTCAAAGCGTGGAAATACGTCATGGCGCTGTTCAACTCGAAAATTGACGAGCATGCCGACCCCAAGATCCAGATCCAGCAGGCCATCGAGGAAGCCCAGCGCACCCACCAGGCGTTGACCCAACAGGCGGCACAGGTGATCGGCAACCAGCGCCAGCTGGAGATGCGGCTCAACCGGCAGCTGGCCGACATCGAGAAGCTCCAAGTCAACGTGCGTCAGGCGCTGACGCTGGCCGACCAGGCCACCGCCGCCGGAGACGCCGCCAAGGCCACCGAGTACACGAACGCCGCCGAGGCGTTCGCGGCCCAGCTGGTGACCGGGGAGCAAAGCGTTGAAGACCTCAAGGCGCTGCACGACCAAGCCCTGGGCGCGGCGGCGCAGGCCAAAAAGGCCGTCGAACGCAACGCCATGGTGCTGCAGCAGAAGATCGCCGAACGCACCAAGCTGCTCAGTCAGCTTGAGCAGGCCAAGATGCAGGAGCAGGTCAGCGCGTCGCTGCGGTCGATGAGCGAGATCGCCGCCCCGGGCAACACCCCGAGCCTCGACGAGGTGCGCGACAAGATCGAACGGCGCTACGCCAACGCGATCGGCTCGGCCGAACTCGCGCAGAACTCCGTGCAGGGCCGCATGCTCGAGGTCCAGCAGGCCAGCGTTGAGATGGCCGGTCATTCCAGGCTCGAGCAGATCCGCGCCTCGATGCGTGGCGAAGCCCTGCCGACGGGCGGCACACCCGCGGCTCCCGGAGCCATCCCGGCCACCCCCGCGCCCGCCGAGGGCGCCGATGGACAGGTCGCCGAGAAACCCTTTGGTCAGTAG
- a CDS encoding limonene-1,2-epoxide hydrolase, producing MTELTGTAVANTRTVETFLNALMDADFETADASLDDNLVYENVGLPTIHGRARAMKLFRRMDGRAGFEVKFHRIAADGDAVLTERTDALILGPLRLQFWVCGVFEVHNGRITLWRDYFDFFDMTKALLRGLAAVAIPSLRQTL from the coding sequence ATGACCGAGCTGACTGGGACAGCCGTCGCGAACACGCGCACGGTCGAGACTTTTCTGAACGCCCTGATGGATGCGGACTTCGAGACCGCGGATGCCTCTCTGGACGACAACCTCGTCTACGAAAACGTCGGATTGCCGACGATCCATGGCCGGGCCCGAGCCATGAAGCTGTTCCGCCGCATGGACGGCCGCGCGGGATTCGAGGTCAAGTTCCACCGCATTGCCGCCGACGGCGACGCGGTGCTCACCGAACGCACCGACGCGCTGATCTTGGGCCCGCTGCGCCTGCAGTTCTGGGTGTGCGGCGTGTTCGAGGTGCACAACGGGCGAATCACATTGTGGCGGGACTACTTTGACTTCTTCGACATGACCAAGGCGTTGCTGCGCGGTCTGGCCGCGGTAGCGATTCCGTCGCTGAGACAGACGCTCTGA
- the pspM gene encoding phage shock envelope stress response protein PspM, with the protein MAVKATQHGLVRAVLQQGLDTAADLFGFVAQKISAASDPRARLLRRRRRALRWAWIFAVGSVFWGLVTAVLAWWGWFVLLLQITGAIAVLEVIPATLLFFRYHWLKSEPLPASRPVSTRRLPPPGSAARPAMYALGASERGFFSLLGVIERGAMLPAAEISDLTAAANRTSAAMASTAAEVVSMERAAHNSESSRAYLVPTINAFTAQLSAGVRQYNEMVTAAAQLVSSANGNADAGLAAAHQRYRAELVEATDRLTGWAQAFDELGGLPRR; encoded by the coding sequence ATGGCGGTGAAGGCAACGCAGCACGGCCTCGTGCGGGCAGTGTTGCAGCAGGGGCTGGACACCGCCGCCGACCTTTTCGGCTTCGTCGCCCAGAAGATCAGCGCGGCCTCCGATCCGCGGGCCCGGCTGTTGCGCCGTCGTCGTCGCGCGCTGCGGTGGGCCTGGATCTTCGCCGTCGGCAGCGTGTTCTGGGGTTTGGTCACGGCCGTGCTGGCGTGGTGGGGCTGGTTCGTGTTGCTGCTGCAGATCACCGGTGCGATCGCGGTCCTCGAGGTGATTCCCGCGACGTTGTTGTTCTTCCGCTACCACTGGCTGAAGTCCGAGCCGCTGCCGGCCAGCCGGCCTGTCAGCACCCGCCGGCTGCCGCCCCCCGGCTCCGCGGCGCGACCCGCGATGTATGCGCTCGGCGCCTCCGAGCGCGGGTTCTTCTCGTTGCTGGGCGTCATCGAGCGCGGCGCCATGCTGCCGGCCGCCGAGATCAGCGACCTGACCGCGGCGGCGAACAGGACCTCGGCGGCGATGGCGTCCACCGCCGCGGAAGTGGTGTCGATGGAGCGCGCGGCGCACAACTCGGAATCGTCGCGGGCGTATCTGGTGCCGACCATCAACGCCTTCACCGCGCAGCTCAGCGCCGGCGTCCGGCAGTACAACGAAATGGTCACCGCCGCAGCGCAATTGGTTTCTTCGGCGAACGGTAACGCCGATGCCGGGCTCGCGGCCGCACACCAGCGCTACCGGGCCGAACTGGTCGAGGCCACCGATCGCCTGACCGGTTGGGCGCAGGCATTCGACGAACTCGGCGGACTACCGCGCCGTTAG